One segment of Ipomoea triloba cultivar NCNSP0323 chromosome 12, ASM357664v1 DNA contains the following:
- the LOC116000197 gene encoding calcium-transporting ATPase 9, plasma membrane-type-like translates to MSSGSGMDEFKGSPYRLHRNDDLESGNTRGHSDDHGGGGPLDICICRPFDIARTKSATIDSLKRWRQVALVLNASRRFRYTLDLKKEEAKKKLLARIRKDIAVQQAIVLFQQGAIERLPTDQPLDTKLDVSAGELASMSREHDFSALQQYGGVVGVAEKLKSNLEKGVHGDEADLLERKNRYGSNTYPRKKGRNFWMFLWDACQDKTLVILMLAAAASLALGIKTEGLKEGWYDGGSIALAVIIVIIVTAVSDYKQSLQFQSLNEEKQNIQIEVIRNGRRVPISIFEIVVGDVVPLKIGDQVPADGLLISGHSLALDESSMTGESKIIHKDSKTPFLMSGCKVADGYGTMLVISVGRNTEWGLLMASISEDNGEETPLQVRLNGVATFIGIAGLMIALVVLVVLMIRFFTGHTKNPDGTIQFKAGRTRVGDAVDGAIKIFTVAVTIVVVAVPEGLPLAVTLTLAYSMRKMMADKALVRRLSACETMGSATTICSDKTGTLTLNQMTVVEAHICGERVDLTDAKSRLPPNTMSLLLEGIALNTTGSVFLPEGGLVAEISGSPTEKAILQFGIDLGLKFDAVRSGSSIIHAFPFNSEKKRGGVAVKVRDSEVHIHWKGAAEIVLSCCTSYIDANEMVVPMDENKIMSFKKAIEDMAADSLRCVAIAYRSYDVGKLPATEEELNQWELPERDLILLAILGLKDPCRPGVKDAVQLCTNAGVKVRMVTGDNLQTARAIALECGILASDADATEPNLIEGNRFRALSEFEREEIAEKISVMGRSSPNDKLLLVKALRKNRHVVAVTGDGTNDAPALHEADIGLAMGIQGTEVAKESSDIIILDDNFASVVKVVRWGRSVYANIQKFIQFQLTVNVAALIINVVAAVSAGDVPLNAVQLLWVNLIMDTLGALALATEPPTDQLMCRPPVGQREPLITNIMWRNLIIQALYQVTVLLVLNFQGKSILSLEHDNSDHTVKVKNTLIFNSFVLCQVFNEFNARKPEEINIFEGVHRNRLFVSIVALTLVLQVIIIMFLGKFTSTVRLSWKLWLVSVAIGFISWPLAIVGKLIPVPKTPFGEILGKHFHLRRNARG, encoded by the exons ATGAGTAGCGGCAGCGGCATGGATGAGTTCAAAGGCTCGCCCTATCGCCTCCACCGCAACGACGATTTGGAGTCGGGAAACACTCGCGGCCATTCCGACGACCACGGCGGCGGTGGCCCACTTGATATCTGCATTTGTCGCCCGTTTGATATTGCCCGTACTAAGAGCGCCACGATTGACAGTTTGAAACGATGGAgg CAAGTTGCACTTGTCTTAAATGCTTCTCGAAGGTTTCGGTATACTTTAGActtgaaaaaagaagaagcaaagaagAAATTACTAGCCAGGATTAGAAAAGATATTGCAGTCCAACAG GCAATTGTACTTTTTCAGCAAg GAGCCATTGAACGGTTGCCAACAGATCAACCTCTAGACACTAAACTTGATGTCAGTGCAGGGGAGTTGGCATCAATGTCCAGAGAGCATGATTTCTCTGCTCTTCAGCAATATGGAGGG GTTGTAGGCGTGGCAGAAAAGTTGAAATCAAATTTAGAAAAAGGAGTACATGGTGACGAAGCAGATTTGTTAGAGCGAAAGAACAGATATGGATCCAACACATATCCACGGAAGAAGGGACGGAATTTTTGG ATGTTTCTTTGGGATGCTTGTCAGGATAAGACTTTGGTAATTTTGATGTTAGCTGCAGCTGCTTCTTTGGCTCTAGGCATAAAGACAGAG GGTCTAAAAGAAGGATGGTATGATGGTGGGAGCATTGCTTTAGCAGTCATCATTGTCATAATTGTAACAG CTGTTAGTGACTACAAGCAATCACTTCAGTTCCAAAGTCTGAATGAAGAGAAGCAAAATATACAAATAGAG GTGATTCGAAATGGGCGAAGAGTTCCAATCTCAATATTTGAGATTGTTGTCGGTGATGTTGTACCTCTAAAAATTGGTGATCAG GTACCTGCTGATGGACTTCTAATCTCTGGACACTCTCTGGCACTTGATGAATCAAGCATGACGGGAGAAAGCAAGATT ATACATAAAGATTCAAAAACACCATTTCTGATGTCTGGATGTAAAGTAGCGGATGGCTATGGGACCATGCTG GTAATAAGTGTTGGGAGAAATACAGAATGGGGATTGCTGATGGCTAGCATTTCAGAGGATAATGGAGAAGAAACACCTCTTCAG GTCCGTTTAAATGGAGTTGCAACATTTATTGGTATTGCTGGGCTCATGATAGCTTTAGTTGTTCTGGTTGTCCTTATGATCAG ATTTTTCACTGGGCACACCAAAAATCCAGATGGTACTATACAATTTAAAGCTGGGAGGACTAGAGTTGGTGATGCTGTAGATGGGGCTATAAAAATCTTTACTGTTGCT GTTACCATTGTAGTTGTGGCTGTGCCAGAAGGTCTTCCCTTAGCTGTCACTCTGAC GCTTGCTTATTCAATGAGAAAAATGATGGCAGATAAGGCTTTG GTTAGAAGACTATCTGCTTGTGAAACCATGGGTTCTGCAACTACCATTTGCAGTGACAAAACTGGAACCTTAACATTGAATCAG aTGACTGTGGTTGAGGCCCACATCTGTGGTGAAAGAGTTGACTTAACTGATGCTAAATCAAGATTGCCTCCAAATACCATGTCTCTTCTCCTTGAAGGCATTGCACTGAATACAACTGGCAGTGTTTTCTTGCCCGAG GGTGGTCTAGTAGCTGAGATCTCTGGATCACCAACAGAAAAGGCCATTCTCCAGTTTGGGATTGAT cTTGGATTGAAATTTGATGCTGTTCGATCTGGATCATCAATTATCCATGCTTTCCCATTCAACTCGGAGAAAAAGCGAGGTGGTGTTGCAGTAAAAGTG CGAGATTCTGAAGTTCACATACACTGGAAAGGTGCTGCCGAGATTGTGCTATCTTGCTGTACTAGTTATATTGATGCAAATGAAATGGTGGTGCCTATGGATGAAAATAAG ATTATGTCCTTCAAGAAGGCAATTGAAGACATGGCTGCAGATAGTTTGCGTTGTGTGGCTATTGCCTACAGGTCTTATGATGTGGGTAAACTTCCTGCCACCGAAGAGGAACTTAACCAGTGGGAATTACCAGAGAGGGACCTGATTTTACTTGCTATCCTAGGGCTCAAG GATCCCTGCAGACCAGGTGTAAAAGATGCGGTGCAGTTATGTACCAATGCTGGTGTTAAG GTAAGGATGGTGACTGGTGACAATCTTCAGACTGCAAGAGCTATAGCTCTGGAGTGTGGGATACTTGCATCTGATGCTGATGCTACTGAACCAAACCTGATAGAAGGAAATAGATTTCGTGCCTTATCTGAGTTTGAAAGGGAAGAGATTGCAGAGAAGATATCA GTCATGGGAAGGTCATCTCCTAATGATAAACTCCTGCTTGTGAAAGCATTGAGGAAGAATAGACATGTTGTAGCTGTAACTGGAGATGGCACTAATGACGCTCCTGCTCTGCATGAG GCTGATATTGGTCTTGCTATGGGTATCCAAGGAACTGAGGTTGCTAAAGAGAGCTCTGACATAATCATATTGGATGACAATTTTGCTTCAGTTGTAAAG GTTGTTCGATGGGGCAGATCTGTGTATGCTAATATCCAAAAATTCATACAGTTTCAGCTTACCGTAAATGTTGCAGCTCTTATAATTAATGTGGTGGCTGCAGTTTCTGCTGGTGATGTTCCATTGAATGCTGTGCAG CTTCTTTGGGTAAATCTCATCATGGACACTTTAGGAGCCCTTGCTCTGGCCACAGAGCCACCAACTGATCAGCTAATGTGCAGGCCTCCAGTTGGGCAAAG GGAACCACTTATAACAAATATCATGTGGAGAAACCTTATAATACAG GCTCTGTATCAAGTGACTGTTCTTCTAGTTCTCAACTTCCAAGGTAAAAGTATTCTGAGTTTGGAGCATGACAACAGTGACCATACTGTTAAAGTGAAGAATACATTGATTTTCAACTCCTTTGTCCTTTGCCAA GTGTTTAATGAATTTAATGCTCGAAAACCTGAGGAGATCAATATTTTTGAAGGAGTACACAGAAACCGTTTATTTGTGTCTATAGTTGCCCTGACTTTGGTGCTTCAG GTTATTATAATCATGTTTCTTGGGAAATTCACTTCAACTGTTAGACTTAGCTGGAAGTTATGGCTTGTGTCTGTTGCTATTGGCTTTATCAG CTGGCCTCTTGCCATAGTTGGGAAGCTTATACCAGTTCCAAAGACACCATTTGGTGAAATCTTAGGCAAACATTTCCATCTGCGGAGGAATGCAAGGG GGTGA